The genome window TAAGCTAAAAAAGGAAAAATCACTATGAATTTAAATGGAAAAAAGATAGTTATAACTGGAGGCGCTGGCTTTATTGGCTCAGCCTTAGCGCATTATTTTGATGAAAATTACAAAGATGCTCACGTGCTTGTCGTGGATAAATTTAGAAACGATGAGACATTTAGCAATGGCAACCTAAAAAGCTTTGGCCATTTTAAAAATTTACTTGGCTTTAAGGGTGAAATTTACGCTGGAGACATCAACGATCCTAGTACGCTTGAAAAGATAAAGAGCTTTCGTCCAGACGTTATCTACCATGAGGCAGCGATTTCTGACACGACCGTAAAAGAGCAAGACGAGCTAATAAAAACAAATGTAAACGCATTTGTAAATTTGCTTGATATCTGCGAGAGTTTGGGCGCAAAGATGATCTATGCAAGCTCTGGAGCGACTTACGGCAACGCAAAGAGCCCACAAACCGTCGGCGAGTGCGAAGCGCCAAATAATGTCTATGGCTTTAGCAAACTAAGCATGGATAATATCAATAAAATTTACGCAAAGCGTGGCGTGAGCGTTGTTGGGCTGAGGTATTTTAATGTCTTTGGTAAAGGCGAGTTTTTCAAAAATAAAACCGCCTCGATGGTGCTGCAGTTTGGTCTGCAAATTTTAGCTGGCAAGACCCCAAGGCTCTTTGAGGGTAGCGACCAGATCAAGCGTGACTTTGTCTATATAAAAGATATCATTGAGGCAAACATAAAAGCACTTGACGCGCCAAGTGGCGTCTATAACGCAGCTACTGGCAAGGCAAGAAGCTTTCAAGATATCGCCGACATCTTGCAGCGTGAGATCGGCGTAAATTTAGGCAATGAATACATAAAAAACCCATTTATCGGCTCATATCA of Campylobacter concisus contains these proteins:
- the rfaD gene encoding ADP-glyceromanno-heptose 6-epimerase, which gives rise to MNLNGKKIVITGGAGFIGSALAHYFDENYKDAHVLVVDKFRNDETFSNGNLKSFGHFKNLLGFKGEIYAGDINDPSTLEKIKSFRPDVIYHEAAISDTTVKEQDELIKTNVNAFVNLLDICESLGAKMIYASSGATYGNAKSPQTVGECEAPNNVYGFSKLSMDNINKIYAKRGVSVVGLRYFNVFGKGEFFKNKTASMVLQFGLQILAGKTPRLFEGSDQIKRDFVYIKDIIEANIKALDAPSGVYNAATGKARSFQDIADILQREIGVNLGNEYIKNPFIGSYQFHTEADVAPAREAFGFSATWSLEEAIKDYLPEIKRIYKEELNG